In Lactococcus garvieae subsp. garvieae, the following proteins share a genomic window:
- a CDS encoding CDP-glycerol glycerophosphotransferase family protein, which produces MKLKSIVLTIILALFYPFTFLFRVHQNRITFISLEHDNLSKDFKILHDELNVKQEYEIKTLLFKFQPTFLGQLQYGLACIQQLFVLQSSKLVIIDYNNFVISKFPHRKEVKVLEIWHATAALKNFGNCVQRDYEIKNYDYAIANSDFYKGVYAQAFNLPEENVLVTGIPNNDKIFDDHFVQDTKVRLLEKYPVLANKKVITYAPTFRGRISTYFKETKIDLARVHQALGEDYVIIYKAHPLISGSAYENNPHVLFIEEEPISSIFCITDVLITDYSAIAVDWMVFDKPIIAYVPDFKSYSKKPGLTIDYLQEFPGAVTFNEGELIQALQATDSTSYPKERTLFFKKTYNYCDGKATERVLKVIEDLMTEKTVEKNMREVEI; this is translated from the coding sequence GTGAAACTTAAATCTATCGTGTTGACCATCATTTTGGCACTCTTCTATCCTTTTACTTTTCTTTTTCGTGTGCATCAGAACCGGATCACTTTCATTTCGCTTGAGCATGATAACCTATCCAAGGATTTCAAAATTCTGCATGATGAGTTAAACGTAAAGCAAGAGTATGAGATAAAAACCCTGCTTTTCAAGTTCCAGCCCACTTTCCTAGGTCAACTCCAGTATGGACTGGCTTGTATCCAGCAACTTTTCGTCCTTCAAAGTTCAAAACTGGTGATCATTGACTATAACAACTTTGTCATTTCCAAGTTTCCCCATCGTAAAGAAGTCAAAGTCCTAGAGATTTGGCACGCCACTGCAGCTCTAAAAAACTTTGGCAACTGTGTCCAAAGGGATTACGAAATTAAAAACTACGATTATGCTATCGCCAACTCCGACTTTTACAAAGGAGTATATGCCCAAGCTTTCAATCTCCCTGAAGAAAATGTCCTTGTTACAGGTATTCCTAACAATGACAAAATCTTCGATGACCATTTTGTTCAAGACACCAAAGTACGACTTCTTGAAAAGTATCCAGTTTTGGCCAATAAAAAAGTCATTACTTATGCCCCAACATTTCGTGGACGGATCAGTACATATTTTAAAGAAACCAAGATTGATTTGGCGCGCGTGCACCAAGCCTTGGGTGAAGATTATGTCATTATCTACAAGGCGCATCCACTTATTTCGGGTTCGGCTTATGAGAATAATCCTCATGTCCTTTTTATCGAAGAAGAACCGATCTCCTCGATTTTCTGCATCACGGATGTTTTGATAACTGATTATTCGGCTATTGCAGTGGATTGGATGGTCTTTGATAAACCTATCATCGCTTATGTGCCCGACTTTAAAAGCTATTCTAAAAAACCAGGTTTAACAATCGATTACTTGCAAGAATTTCCAGGAGCGGTTACTTTTAATGAAGGTGAACTTATCCAAGCACTCCAGGCAACGGATAGCACATCCTACCCAAAGGAAAGAACTCTCTTTTTCAAGAAAACCTACAACTATTGTGATGGCAAAGCGACAGAACGTGTGCTTAAGGTGATTGAAGATCTTATGACTGAAAAAACAGTAGAGAAAAATATGAGGGAAGTAGAGATATGA
- a CDS encoding CDP-glycerol glycerophosphotransferase family protein → MKGTILILLARLRLFFIRTIMYPFLFILGVVFKTNSKIILLTSFNGKSYSDNPRYLFEYMRDSEQFSDYQLIWAFQKKQVIVGAKTVKFNSLQYYYYLSKAKYWIFNSKMAPYYYKKSDQVYLQTWHGVPLKRLGHDIIDNGSTYYRSKQSYKQMVKSYDKDRRHWDYLIASSPFSAQVFETAFAFPQPKMLHIGYPRVNCMVHPDPLKIAELKRKYHLPTNKKIILYAPTWRDNAYSNVGYTFELKVDFYKWKRALGEGYIVLFKPHYLICSTYHIPRDLKNFVFFMDPNQDINEAYLVSDALITDYSSVFFDYAQLGRPIYFYMYDLEYYAEELRGFYLKVPDDLPNDVVKTEEELLKMIKDDCFDYQRLRSFNERFNPWNDGSACEKIVSEVFSET, encoded by the coding sequence ATGAAAGGGACAATATTGATTTTATTAGCGAGACTAAGATTATTTTTTATAAGAACAATAATGTACCCCTTTCTGTTTATTTTAGGAGTAGTTTTTAAGACAAATTCAAAGATTATTTTGTTGACCTCATTTAATGGGAAGTCCTACTCGGATAATCCACGCTATCTGTTTGAATATATGAGAGATTCGGAACAGTTTTCTGATTATCAACTCATCTGGGCTTTCCAAAAAAAACAAGTCATAGTAGGAGCAAAAACGGTAAAATTTAACTCGCTTCAATATTATTACTATCTTTCTAAAGCAAAATATTGGATTTTCAACTCCAAAATGGCACCTTATTATTATAAGAAGTCAGACCAAGTTTACTTACAAACTTGGCATGGCGTTCCCTTGAAGCGATTAGGGCATGACATCATAGATAATGGTTCAACTTATTATCGAAGCAAACAAAGCTACAAACAGATGGTAAAGTCCTATGATAAGGACCGGAGGCATTGGGATTATCTTATCGCTTCTAGTCCCTTCTCGGCTCAGGTATTTGAAACAGCATTCGCTTTTCCGCAGCCCAAAATGCTCCATATTGGTTACCCGCGTGTTAATTGTATGGTGCATCCAGATCCTTTAAAGATTGCAGAATTAAAGAGGAAGTATCATTTGCCAACAAATAAAAAAATAATTCTTTATGCTCCAACATGGCGAGATAATGCTTATAGTAATGTGGGCTACACCTTTGAATTAAAGGTCGATTTTTACAAATGGAAAAGGGCGCTTGGAGAAGGCTACATTGTTTTGTTTAAACCGCATTACTTGATTTGTAGCACTTACCATATCCCTCGTGATTTAAAGAATTTTGTGTTTTTCATGGATCCAAATCAGGATATTAACGAGGCTTACTTGGTGAGTGATGCCCTGATTACAGACTATTCAAGTGTGTTCTTTGATTATGCACAACTGGGAAGACCGATTTATTTTTATATGTACGATCTTGAATATTATGCTGAAGAATTACGAGGTTTTTATCTCAAAGTCCCTGATGATTTACCTAATGATGTCGTAAAAACAGAAGAAGAACTCCTAAAAATGATTAAAGATGATTGTTTTGACTACCAAAGGCTGCGCTCTTTTAACGAGAGATTTAATCCGTGGAATGATGGCAGTGCTTGTGAAAAAATTGTAAGTGAGGTTTTTAGTGAAACTTAA
- a CDS encoding helix-turn-helix domain-containing protein, giving the protein MQQNSLKGWREKEGLSKKLLADKLNLTIAEVEELEKDSSRISKETLERTLALFNITYDEIILGKTENH; this is encoded by the coding sequence ATGCAACAGAATTCTTTAAAAGGTTGGAGAGAAAAAGAAGGTTTGTCAAAGAAATTACTAGCAGATAAATTGAATTTGACTATAGCTGAAGTTGAAGAATTAGAAAAAGACTCCTCTCGAATTTCTAAAGAAACGTTGGAAAGAACCCTTGCTTTATTTAATATCACTTATGATGAAATTATTCTAGGTAAAACCGAAAATCATTAG
- a CDS encoding helix-turn-helix domain-containing protein has protein sequence MDTQEHRAIIAANIKKYLQMSGIKQKDFASKIGIVPSTLSDYLNMRITPSQGVIQKMADILGVEKSDIDTTYKNKLSLNLDRLIDEALFYKKEIIEEKDREFFKKTLDAYFHSKNKN, from the coding sequence ATGGATACTCAAGAACATCGCGCTATTATCGCAGCTAATATTAAAAAGTATCTTCAGATGAGCGGTATAAAGCAGAAAGATTTTGCTTCTAAAATTGGGATAGTACCTTCTACTTTATCAGATTACCTTAATATGCGAATTACACCTTCACAAGGTGTAATTCAAAAGATGGCCGATATTTTGGGAGTTGAAAAATCTGATATTGATACTACCTATAAAAACAAACTTTCTCTTAACCTTGATCGCCTGATTGATGAGGCCCTTTTCTATAAAAAGGAAATAATCGAAGAGAAAGATCGTGAATTCTTTAAAAAAACACTTGATGCTTATTTCCACTCTAAAAACAAGAATTAA